In the Euphorbia lathyris chromosome 5, ddEupLath1.1, whole genome shotgun sequence genome, one interval contains:
- the LOC136231073 gene encoding uncharacterized protein translates to MSASVSSVLPKSSASLPSSSGGFLRRLRRCSKCIFTSSRPHRRFFLKVTNDSNKTQISSDLTTDRSEADKIVDGMNFGELCNEFECISSPLVEATARQLARDILELREGNRALGTFAVSVRYKDPVRSFIGREKYKRPLWITGALDKPSVTVQEMMMLSTSELSIKWTIKGKPKAVLVGIGDLIVKINSKFILNQISGQVIEHQEVWDLSASSPLAQAFFWTSRRLFSATETGKDLTDFLKNLPSRLPSQRENMEIYPDPSGDPTKFFQRDEGFQRDAYQIALFLAVIYLIVQFLKITL, encoded by the exons ATGAGTGCCTCTGTTTCCTCTGTTCTGCCTAAATCCTCTGCTTCTCTCCCTTCTTCTTCCGGTGGTTTCCTCCGCCGTCTCCGCCGTTGCAGTAAATGTATTTTCACCTCCTCCCGTCCTCACCGCCGGTTTTTTCTCAAAG TTACAAATGATTCAAACAAAACACAAATTTCTTCTGATCTTACAACTGATAGATCAGAAGCTGATAAGATTGTAGATGGAATGAATTTTGGTGAACTTTGCAATGAATTTGAGTGCATTAGCAGCCCTTTGGTTGAAGCTACAGCTAGACAACTAGCCCGAGATATACTCGAATTACGTGAAGGAAATCGCGCACTCGGAACATTCGCAGTTTCTGTTCGATACAAG GATCCGGTTAGAAGTTTTATTGGTCGTGAGAAATATAAGAGACCGTTGTGGATAACCGGTGCACTAGACAAACCCTCTGTG ACAGTGCAAGAAATGATGATGCTATCAACTAGTGAATTGAGCATCAAATGGACAATAAAAGGGAAACCAAAAGCTGTTCTTGTTGGAATTGGAGATTTGATAGTGAAAATAAATTCAAAGTTCATTTTAAATCAGATTAGTGGCCAAGTAATTGAGCATCAAGAGGTGTGGGATTTATCTGCATCATCACCATTAGCTCAGGCATTTTTTTGGACATCCCGTCGGCTATTTTCCGCGACGGAAACCGGCAAAGATCTCACCGATTTCCTTAAAAATCTGCCGAGTCGTCTTCCGTCCCAGAGGGAAAACATGGAGATTTACCCCGATCCTTCGGGGGATCCGACAAAG TTCTTTCAAAGAGATGAAGGCTTCCAAAGAGATGCATACCAAATTGCACTATTTCTTGCAGTCATCTATCTTATTGTACAGTTCCTAAAAATAAccttgtaa